A genome region from Leptodactylus fuscus isolate aLepFus1 chromosome 6, aLepFus1.hap2, whole genome shotgun sequence includes the following:
- the PRDM2 gene encoding PR domain zinc finger protein 2 isoform X2, whose product MNQDAVKPPEVAETLAEVPEQVLRGLPEEVVLAPSAVDKLRLGIWARKQLPRGKKFGPFVGEKKKRSQVKNNVYMWEVYYPNLGWMCVDATDPQKGNWLRYVNWARSAKEQNLCPLEINRAIYYKTLKPIEPGEELLVWYNGVDNPEIAAAIEEERAASHRSKKSSPKSRRGRRRSLHAKKKLILNKQEKKSGSDVTFATMKDSPDAPNEEDAKPLGSPVLSLEQTAVIQEMVNHNVLPDRISIPTAELPKLTDSQNVEDVITEQDPIDDLQKESSERESINQEEESVEMLDDLRSTSDETPEGSPKKKPIKTAKPKSDVNGDLPEAFMFPCQHCERKFTTKQGLERHMHIHVSTVNHAFKCRYCGKAFGTQINRRRHERRHESGPKRKSLVLSTSGEFGHAHKHIIDSLKATDEYSSSRVQSKMTDSDRETSHSVLSEENGESSRELHPCKYCKKVFGTHTNMRRHQRRVHERHLIPKGVRRKGHLLEDPQLKPEQSSPVENIYVANTEIEEDGEADDVYIMDISNNISENLTYFIDGKLPTCNATSTCDVIEVETSTADVLGINCLLTPIKVEVSQNVRPLQVAPDNPNPLSDSSGSGILDPKKRRTISPPLLAKIKTEVELEPVTPSCSLTIPLSVSVGDNLSFPKEKSVYLSSKLKQLLQMQESNKSQISPSLLSEIPKLSPAVSSLTSNPNRFKRRTSSPPSSPQLSPAPKEYVKQEAKTTWNEGLGPKIPKLESQSSSPVWSLSGREERDNLSPCEDLKVSKDWTSNVSFGNACNQQPLDLSSGVKQKSESKSRSQVPWESVLDLSVSRKPFSDTESKEFKGNNIGAKKKKPTTCMLKKVLLNEYDGLEAPEESVSQADAPVLPCRTDELTPEDELACSSEDVPIPMEAVSTLDESTCTAGCQSPPVLTPSEAPSPSPCPPFLTDTTLPPPILTTNVPSLPDSSCSVPPTPSCASPLSASTQSPLPVLSRTASPSPSLTTDDPSGCASPGPPTLSSSSSSSSTTSSSSSSLCSSPPPLSVVSSVLSPSLNSESSAPIFKQEKHDEMPNEDSLQMNPNDSVCESFSKSFICNVCDSPFISIKDLAKHLVVHAEEWPFKCEFCVQLFKDVAHLSEHRSMLHGVGKIFVCSVCKKEFAFLCNLQQHQQDLHSDKEYSHKELESGTLRPQNFTDPNKASLILNQRLDEDPMTPSPEDEADLNDSSEELYTTIKIMASGEKSKDPDVRMGLNQHYPSFKPPPFQYHNKHPMGLGATATNFTTHNIPQTFTTAIRCTKCGKGVDNMPELHKHILVCASASDKKRYTPKKNPIPLKQTVQPKNGVGVVVLEAAEKNSFRRMGQPKKLNFTIEIGKMSAGKLKLSAIKRKNQLVQKAILQKNKKARQRSTDSAPHFCPYCNREFTYIKSLNKHASFSCPKKPASPPTKKPSPKPLKKPLSVKKKKSGVIRRTADAEIQMQNTELNLGKTRARSLAPVLAPPPAAPIKSKQNVKATPPVKSKKQPMPVVRNSSPVRLPKGQMVPEAKKSKKTTLQVLHQAFGKTQRKLHLRMQKNKLPNKHLAKKKKKDKFTVKSRERVSGPRTRSSADYSDKREDGRQESR is encoded by the exons CCAATTGAGCCAGGAGAGGAGCTCTTAGTCTGGTACAATGGAGTAGACAACCCAGAGATAGCAGCTgccatagaggaagagagagctgCCAGCCACAGGAGCAAGAAGAGCTCGCCCAAATCCAGGAGGG GAAGGAGGAGATCACTCCATGCTAAAAAGAAGCTAATCCTCAACAAGCAAGAAAAGAAGAGTGGCTCAGACGTAACTTTTGCCACTATGAAAGATTCACCAGACG CTCCAAATGAAGAGGATGCAAAGCCACTAGGCTCTCCTGTATTGTCTCTCGAGCAGACAGCCGTGATCCAGGAAATGGTGAATCACAATGTCCTTCCAGATCGGATTTCCATCCCTACCGCCGAACTACCTAAGTTAACAGACAGCCAGAATGTGGAGGACGTCATTACCGAGCAGGATCCGATTGATGACTTGCAGAAAGAAAGTTCAGAGAGGGAGTCTATAAACCAGGAGGAAGAAAGTGTGGAGATGCTTGATGACCTGAGGAGTACGTCCGATGAGACTCCTGAAGGGTCTCCAAAAAAGAAACCCATTAAAACCGCTAAACCTAAAAGTGATGTTAATGGGGATTTACCAGAGGCTTTTATGTTCCCATGCCAGCATTGTGAGAGGAAATTCACAACAAAACAAGGGCTAGAACGACACATGCATATTCATGTATCTACAGTGAATCATGCATTCAAGTGTCGATACTGTGGGAAAGCTTTCGGAACACAAATTAACCGGAGAAGACACGAGAGACGTCATGAATCTGGCCCTAAAAGGAAATCATTAGTGTTGTCCACTTCTGGTGAATTTGGTCATGCCCACAAACACATAATAGATTCTCTCAAAGCAACTGATGAATACAGCAGTTCTCGAGTACAAAGTAAAATGACTGATTCTGATCGAGAAACCTCACATTCTGTACTTTCAGAAGAAAATGGGGAGTCAAGCAGAGAACTGCACCCCTGTAAGTACTGTAAGAAAGTCTTCGGAACCCATACAAACATGCGTAGGCACCAGCGCAGAGTTCACGAGCGTCACCTTATACCAAAAGGAGTGAGACGAAAAGGACACCTGCTCGAAGATCCTCAGCTAAAACCCGAGCAGTCGTCACCCGTTGAGAACATTTATGTAGCAAACACAGAAATAGAGGAAGACGGGGAAGCAGATGATGTATATATTATGGATATTTCCAACAATATATCAGAAAATCTAACCTACTTTATTGATGGTAAACTGCCAACATGCAACGCAACGAGCACATGTGATGTCATAGAAGTGGAGACCAGCACTGCTGATGTACTAGGAATTAACTGCTTGCTTACGCCTATCAAAGTTGAAGTTTCTCAGAATGTGAGGCCCCTCCAAGTTGCTCCGGATAATCCAAATCCACTCAGTGACTCTTCTGGCAGTGGAATCTTGGACCCCAAGAAGAGGCGAACAATTAGCCCTCCTTTACTAGCAAAAATTAAAACCGAAGTGGAGCTTGAGCCAGTGACACCATCTTGCTCGCTAACAATTCCTTTAAGTGTTTCTGTCGGTGATAACTTGTCCTTTCCAAAGGAGAAAAGTGTTTATTTATCTTCTAAACTGAAGCAGCTACTTCAGATGCAAGAAAGCAATAAGTCTCAGATAAGTCCATCATTACTATCTGAAATCCCAAAGTTAAGCCCGGCTGTATCGTCTTTAACATCCAATCCAAACAGATTTAAAAGGCGTACCAGCTCTCCTCCTAGTTCTCCGCAACTCAGTCCAGCACCTAAAGAATATGTTAAGCAAGAAGCAAAAACCACATGGAATGAAGGACTTGGCCCAAAAATACCAAAGTTGGAAAGTCAAAGTAGTTCGCCTGTCTGGAGTTTATCTGGTAGAGAAGAAAGAGACAACTTGAGCCCATGTGAAGATCTAAAGGTCAGTAAAGACTGGACTTCAAATGTTTCCTTTGGCAACGCTTGTAACCAGCAACCGTTGGACTTATCCAGTGGCGTGAAACAGAAAAGCGAAAGCAAGAGTCGATCTCAGGTTCCTTGGGAGTCGGTACTTGATCTTAGCGTAAGTAGGAAGCCCTTCAGTGACACTGAATCAAAGGAATTTAAAGGGAATAACATTGGGGCAAAGAAGAAGAAGCCCACAACGTGTATGTTAAAAAAGGTCCTGCTAAATGAGTATGATGGATTAGAGGCTCCAGAGGAAAGTGTTTCTCAAGCAGATGCTCCTGTTCTTCCCTGCAGAACAGACGAGCTCACACCTGAAGATGAACTTGCTTGCTCAAGTGAAGATGTTCCTATTCCCATGGAAGCTGTTTCTACATTAGATGAGAGCACATGTACAGCAGGATGCCAGTCACCACCTGTACTAACACCTTCAGAAGCTCCTTCACCTTCCCCATGTCCTCCATTTTTAACAGACACTACATTGCCACCACCTATTCTTACAACGAATGTTCCTTCCTTACCAGATTCTTCATGCAGTGTACCTCCCACTCCATCCTGTGCTTCACCCCTTTCTGCCAGCACACAATCCCCACTTCCAGTTCTTTCCCGCACCGCATCACCATCTCCTTCTCTTACTACTGATGATCCTTCTGGGTGCGCTTCCCCTGGTCCACCTACCCTCTCCTCTTCATCGTCATCATCTTCTACCACTTCCTCATCATCGTCTTCACTGTGTTCTTCTCCTCCACCTTTGTCCGTAGTCTCTTCAGTTTTATCTCCATCTTTAAATTCGGAATCTTCTGCACCTATATTTAAGCAAGAAAAGCATGATGAAATGCCAAATGAAGACTCTTTGCAAATGAATCCAAATGACTCTGTTTGTGAAAGTTTTAGTAAGTCCTTCATATGCAATGTTTGTGACTCTCCATTTATATCTATTAAAGACCTTGCCAAGCATCTTGTTGTGCATGCCGAGGAATGGCCTTTCAAATGTGAATTCTGCGTGCAACTTTTTAAGGATGTAGCACATCTTTCAGAACATCGTTCTATGCTTCATGGGGTGGGGAAGATTTTTGTATGCTCGGTATGCAAAAAGGAGTTTGCTTTTCTTTGTAACTTACAACAACATCAGCAGGACTTGCATTCAGATAAAGAGTACAGTCACAAGGAATTGGAAAGCGGGACGCTTAGGCCTCAGAACTTTACAGACCCAAATAAGGCAAGTTTAATCCTAAATCAAAGATTGGATGAGGACCCTATGACTCCATCACCAGAGGATGAGGCGGATTTAAATGATTCTTCTGAAGAACTATATACAACGATTAAAATTATGGCTTCTGGAGAAAAATCTAAAGATCCGGATGTCCGTATGGGTCTAAATCAGCACTACCCAAGCTTTAAGCCACCACCCTTCCAATACCACAACAAGCATCCTATGGGCCTTGGGGCAACTGCAACAAATTTTACCACCCATAATATTCCTCAAACCTTCACTACTGCTATACGTTGCACTAAATGTGGAAAGGGTGTTGATAATATGCCTGAATTACACAAGCATATATTAGTGTGTGCTTCTGCCAGTGACAAAAAAAGATACACTCCGAAAAAAAATCCAATACCCTTGAAACAGACTGTGCAGCCTAAGAATGGGGTAGGAGTAGTGGTTTTGGAAGCTGCGGAGAAGAATTCATTTAGGCGAATGGGTCAACCTAAAAAACTCAATTTTACAATTGAAATTGGCAAAATGTCTGCAGGCAAGCTTAAATTGAGTGCAATAAAAAGGAAAAACCAGCTAGTTCAGAAGGCAATTTTACAAAAGAACAAAAAAGCAAGGCAAAGATCTACGGACTCGGCGCCTCACTTTTGCCCCTATTGTAATCGAGAGTTTACGTATATTAAAAGCTTGAACAAGCATGCTTCCTTTAGTTGTCCCAAAAAGCCAGCGTCTCCACCCACCAAAAAACCAAGCCCCAAACCATTGAAGAAGCCATTGTCTGTCAAGAAAAAAAAGTCTGGCGTCATTCGGCGAACAGCAGATGCCGAGATACAAATGCAAAACACAGAGTTAAATTTAGGTAAAACTAGAGCAAGGAGCTTGGCACCTGTCCTTGCCCCACCACCTGCAGCACCCATCAAGTCTAAGCAGAATGTGAAAGCTACTCCTCCAGTCAAGTCCAAAAAGCAGCCCATGCCTGTCGTAAGGAACTCAAGCCCTGTAAGACTACCCAAGGGCCAAATGGTCCCCGAGGCGAAAAAATCTAAGAAAACCACACTCCAAGTCCTTCACCAGGCTTTTGGGAAAACACAGAGAAAACTCCACTTGCGAATGCAAAAGAACAAGTTGCCAAACAAGCATCtagcaaagaagaaaaaaaaggacaAGTTTACTGTGAAGTCCAGAGAGAGGGTTAGTGGACCCCGAACTAGAAGTTCTGCAGATTACTCAGACAAGAGGGAAGATGGACGGCAAGAATCTAGGTAA
- the PRDM2 gene encoding PR domain zinc finger protein 2 isoform X4, with translation MKDSPDAPNEEDAKPLGSPVLSLEQTAVIQEMVNHNVLPDRISIPTAELPKLTDSQNVEDVITEQDPIDDLQKESSERESINQEEESVEMLDDLRSTSDETPEGSPKKKPIKTAKPKSDVNGDLPEAFMFPCQHCERKFTTKQGLERHMHIHVSTVNHAFKCRYCGKAFGTQINRRRHERRHESGPKRKSLVLSTSGEFGHAHKHIIDSLKATDEYSSSRVQSKMTDSDRETSHSVLSEENGESSRELHPCKYCKKVFGTHTNMRRHQRRVHERHLIPKGVRRKGHLLEDPQLKPEQSSPVENIYVANTEIEEDGEADDVYIMDISNNISENLTYFIDGKLPTCNATSTCDVIEVETSTADVLGINCLLTPIKVEVSQNVRPLQVAPDNPNPLSDSSGSGILDPKKRRTISPPLLAKIKTEVELEPVTPSCSLTIPLSVSVGDNLSFPKEKSVYLSSKLKQLLQMQESNKSQISPSLLSEIPKLSPAVSSLTSNPNRFKRRTSSPPSSPQLSPAPKEYVKQEAKTTWNEGLGPKIPKLESQSSSPVWSLSGREERDNLSPCEDLKVSKDWTSNVSFGNACNQQPLDLSSGVKQKSESKSRSQVPWESVLDLSVSRKPFSDTESKEFKGNNIGAKKKKPTTCMLKKVLLNEYDGLEAPEESVSQADAPVLPCRTDELTPEDELACSSEDVPIPMEAVSTLDESTCTAGCQSPPVLTPSEAPSPSPCPPFLTDTTLPPPILTTNVPSLPDSSCSVPPTPSCASPLSASTQSPLPVLSRTASPSPSLTTDDPSGCASPGPPTLSSSSSSSSTTSSSSSSLCSSPPPLSVVSSVLSPSLNSESSAPIFKQEKHDEMPNEDSLQMNPNDSVCESFSKSFICNVCDSPFISIKDLAKHLVVHAEEWPFKCEFCVQLFKDVAHLSEHRSMLHGVGKIFVCSVCKKEFAFLCNLQQHQQDLHSDKEYSHKELESGTLRPQNFTDPNKASLILNQRLDEDPMTPSPEDEADLNDSSEELYTTIKIMASGEKSKDPDVRMGLNQHYPSFKPPPFQYHNKHPMGLGATATNFTTHNIPQTFTTAIRCTKCGKGVDNMPELHKHILVCASASDKKRYTPKKNPIPLKQTVQPKNGVGVVVLEAAEKNSFRRMGQPKKLNFTIEIGKMSAGKLKLSAIKRKNQLVQKAILQKNKKARQRSTDSAPHFCPYCNREFTYIKSLNKHASFSCPKKPASPPTKKPSPKPLKKPLSVKKKKSGVIRRTADAEIQMQNTELNLGKTRARSLAPVLAPPPAAPIKSKQNVKATPPVKSKKQPMPVVRNSSPVRLPKGQMVPEAKKSKKTTLQVLHQAFGKTQRKLHLRMQKNKLPNKHLAKKKKKDKFTVKSRERVSGPRTRSSADYSDKREDGRQESRGLV, from the exons ATGAAAGATTCACCAGACG CTCCAAATGAAGAGGATGCAAAGCCACTAGGCTCTCCTGTATTGTCTCTCGAGCAGACAGCCGTGATCCAGGAAATGGTGAATCACAATGTCCTTCCAGATCGGATTTCCATCCCTACCGCCGAACTACCTAAGTTAACAGACAGCCAGAATGTGGAGGACGTCATTACCGAGCAGGATCCGATTGATGACTTGCAGAAAGAAAGTTCAGAGAGGGAGTCTATAAACCAGGAGGAAGAAAGTGTGGAGATGCTTGATGACCTGAGGAGTACGTCCGATGAGACTCCTGAAGGGTCTCCAAAAAAGAAACCCATTAAAACCGCTAAACCTAAAAGTGATGTTAATGGGGATTTACCAGAGGCTTTTATGTTCCCATGCCAGCATTGTGAGAGGAAATTCACAACAAAACAAGGGCTAGAACGACACATGCATATTCATGTATCTACAGTGAATCATGCATTCAAGTGTCGATACTGTGGGAAAGCTTTCGGAACACAAATTAACCGGAGAAGACACGAGAGACGTCATGAATCTGGCCCTAAAAGGAAATCATTAGTGTTGTCCACTTCTGGTGAATTTGGTCATGCCCACAAACACATAATAGATTCTCTCAAAGCAACTGATGAATACAGCAGTTCTCGAGTACAAAGTAAAATGACTGATTCTGATCGAGAAACCTCACATTCTGTACTTTCAGAAGAAAATGGGGAGTCAAGCAGAGAACTGCACCCCTGTAAGTACTGTAAGAAAGTCTTCGGAACCCATACAAACATGCGTAGGCACCAGCGCAGAGTTCACGAGCGTCACCTTATACCAAAAGGAGTGAGACGAAAAGGACACCTGCTCGAAGATCCTCAGCTAAAACCCGAGCAGTCGTCACCCGTTGAGAACATTTATGTAGCAAACACAGAAATAGAGGAAGACGGGGAAGCAGATGATGTATATATTATGGATATTTCCAACAATATATCAGAAAATCTAACCTACTTTATTGATGGTAAACTGCCAACATGCAACGCAACGAGCACATGTGATGTCATAGAAGTGGAGACCAGCACTGCTGATGTACTAGGAATTAACTGCTTGCTTACGCCTATCAAAGTTGAAGTTTCTCAGAATGTGAGGCCCCTCCAAGTTGCTCCGGATAATCCAAATCCACTCAGTGACTCTTCTGGCAGTGGAATCTTGGACCCCAAGAAGAGGCGAACAATTAGCCCTCCTTTACTAGCAAAAATTAAAACCGAAGTGGAGCTTGAGCCAGTGACACCATCTTGCTCGCTAACAATTCCTTTAAGTGTTTCTGTCGGTGATAACTTGTCCTTTCCAAAGGAGAAAAGTGTTTATTTATCTTCTAAACTGAAGCAGCTACTTCAGATGCAAGAAAGCAATAAGTCTCAGATAAGTCCATCATTACTATCTGAAATCCCAAAGTTAAGCCCGGCTGTATCGTCTTTAACATCCAATCCAAACAGATTTAAAAGGCGTACCAGCTCTCCTCCTAGTTCTCCGCAACTCAGTCCAGCACCTAAAGAATATGTTAAGCAAGAAGCAAAAACCACATGGAATGAAGGACTTGGCCCAAAAATACCAAAGTTGGAAAGTCAAAGTAGTTCGCCTGTCTGGAGTTTATCTGGTAGAGAAGAAAGAGACAACTTGAGCCCATGTGAAGATCTAAAGGTCAGTAAAGACTGGACTTCAAATGTTTCCTTTGGCAACGCTTGTAACCAGCAACCGTTGGACTTATCCAGTGGCGTGAAACAGAAAAGCGAAAGCAAGAGTCGATCTCAGGTTCCTTGGGAGTCGGTACTTGATCTTAGCGTAAGTAGGAAGCCCTTCAGTGACACTGAATCAAAGGAATTTAAAGGGAATAACATTGGGGCAAAGAAGAAGAAGCCCACAACGTGTATGTTAAAAAAGGTCCTGCTAAATGAGTATGATGGATTAGAGGCTCCAGAGGAAAGTGTTTCTCAAGCAGATGCTCCTGTTCTTCCCTGCAGAACAGACGAGCTCACACCTGAAGATGAACTTGCTTGCTCAAGTGAAGATGTTCCTATTCCCATGGAAGCTGTTTCTACATTAGATGAGAGCACATGTACAGCAGGATGCCAGTCACCACCTGTACTAACACCTTCAGAAGCTCCTTCACCTTCCCCATGTCCTCCATTTTTAACAGACACTACATTGCCACCACCTATTCTTACAACGAATGTTCCTTCCTTACCAGATTCTTCATGCAGTGTACCTCCCACTCCATCCTGTGCTTCACCCCTTTCTGCCAGCACACAATCCCCACTTCCAGTTCTTTCCCGCACCGCATCACCATCTCCTTCTCTTACTACTGATGATCCTTCTGGGTGCGCTTCCCCTGGTCCACCTACCCTCTCCTCTTCATCGTCATCATCTTCTACCACTTCCTCATCATCGTCTTCACTGTGTTCTTCTCCTCCACCTTTGTCCGTAGTCTCTTCAGTTTTATCTCCATCTTTAAATTCGGAATCTTCTGCACCTATATTTAAGCAAGAAAAGCATGATGAAATGCCAAATGAAGACTCTTTGCAAATGAATCCAAATGACTCTGTTTGTGAAAGTTTTAGTAAGTCCTTCATATGCAATGTTTGTGACTCTCCATTTATATCTATTAAAGACCTTGCCAAGCATCTTGTTGTGCATGCCGAGGAATGGCCTTTCAAATGTGAATTCTGCGTGCAACTTTTTAAGGATGTAGCACATCTTTCAGAACATCGTTCTATGCTTCATGGGGTGGGGAAGATTTTTGTATGCTCGGTATGCAAAAAGGAGTTTGCTTTTCTTTGTAACTTACAACAACATCAGCAGGACTTGCATTCAGATAAAGAGTACAGTCACAAGGAATTGGAAAGCGGGACGCTTAGGCCTCAGAACTTTACAGACCCAAATAAGGCAAGTTTAATCCTAAATCAAAGATTGGATGAGGACCCTATGACTCCATCACCAGAGGATGAGGCGGATTTAAATGATTCTTCTGAAGAACTATATACAACGATTAAAATTATGGCTTCTGGAGAAAAATCTAAAGATCCGGATGTCCGTATGGGTCTAAATCAGCACTACCCAAGCTTTAAGCCACCACCCTTCCAATACCACAACAAGCATCCTATGGGCCTTGGGGCAACTGCAACAAATTTTACCACCCATAATATTCCTCAAACCTTCACTACTGCTATACGTTGCACTAAATGTGGAAAGGGTGTTGATAATATGCCTGAATTACACAAGCATATATTAGTGTGTGCTTCTGCCAGTGACAAAAAAAGATACACTCCGAAAAAAAATCCAATACCCTTGAAACAGACTGTGCAGCCTAAGAATGGGGTAGGAGTAGTGGTTTTGGAAGCTGCGGAGAAGAATTCATTTAGGCGAATGGGTCAACCTAAAAAACTCAATTTTACAATTGAAATTGGCAAAATGTCTGCAGGCAAGCTTAAATTGAGTGCAATAAAAAGGAAAAACCAGCTAGTTCAGAAGGCAATTTTACAAAAGAACAAAAAAGCAAGGCAAAGATCTACGGACTCGGCGCCTCACTTTTGCCCCTATTGTAATCGAGAGTTTACGTATATTAAAAGCTTGAACAAGCATGCTTCCTTTAGTTGTCCCAAAAAGCCAGCGTCTCCACCCACCAAAAAACCAAGCCCCAAACCATTGAAGAAGCCATTGTCTGTCAAGAAAAAAAAGTCTGGCGTCATTCGGCGAACAGCAGATGCCGAGATACAAATGCAAAACACAGAGTTAAATTTAGGTAAAACTAGAGCAAGGAGCTTGGCACCTGTCCTTGCCCCACCACCTGCAGCACCCATCAAGTCTAAGCAGAATGTGAAAGCTACTCCTCCAGTCAAGTCCAAAAAGCAGCCCATGCCTGTCGTAAGGAACTCAAGCCCTGTAAGACTACCCAAGGGCCAAATGGTCCCCGAGGCGAAAAAATCTAAGAAAACCACACTCCAAGTCCTTCACCAGGCTTTTGGGAAAACACAGAGAAAACTCCACTTGCGAATGCAAAAGAACAAGTTGCCAAACAAGCATCtagcaaagaagaaaaaaaaggacaAGTTTACTGTGAAGTCCAGAGAGAGGGTTAGTGGACCCCGAACTAGAAGTTCTGCAGATTACTCAGACAAGAGGGAAGATGGACGGCAAGAATCTAG GGGTCTGGTTTAA